From Glycine soja cultivar W05 chromosome 4, ASM419377v2, whole genome shotgun sequence, the proteins below share one genomic window:
- the LOC114410028 gene encoding ferrochelatase-2, chloroplastic-like, producing the protein MNTPIHAPSSSPSSSSSSYMLRPPSCLSHPSRNIKCPMLLPQAICTSQKKYWCFRAHVEASFNTNPLKNYTSVSCSTWWSEAQSLVSYKTHNKQLFTVGSLATSTAQDVSDTTLIGGDKIGVLLLNLGGPETLEDVQPFLFNLFADPDIIRLPRIFSFLQKPLAQFVSVARAPKSKEGYASIGGGSPLRRMTDEQAEELKKSLWEKNVPAKVYVGMRYWHPFTEEAIEQIKRDGITKLVILPLYPQFSISTSGSSLRLLESIFREDEYLVNMQHTVIPSWYKREGYIKAMANLIEKELKSFDCPEEVMIFFSAHGVPLAYVEEAGDPYKAEMEECVDLIMEELETRKITNACTLAYQSRVGPVEWLRPYTDETIVELGKKGVKSLLAVPISFVSEHIETLEEIDVEYKELALESGIEKWGRVPALGCEPTFISDLADAVIESLPYVGAMTASDLEAQQSLVPLGSVEELLAAYDSQRRELPPPVIVWEWGWTKSAETWNGRVAMLAVLLLLSFEFTADKGLLHQMGIWPLLR; encoded by the exons ATGAACACTCCAATTCATGCCCCTTCATCATcaccatcttcttcttcttcctcctacATGCTTCGTCCTCCTTCATGCCTCTCTCATCCTTCTCGTAACATCAAGTGTCCTAT gTTGTTACCACAGGCAATTTGTACCTCTCAAAAGAAGTACTGGTGCTTCAGAGCTCATGTGGAGGCTTCTTTTAACACTAATCCCTTGAAAAATTACACATCAGTCAGTTGCTCTACATGGTGGTCTGAAGCACAATCCTTAGTTTCttacaaaacacacaacaaaCAGTTGTTCACTGTAGGATCTTTAGCAACTTCAACAGCTCAAGATGTTTCTGATACAACTCTTATTGGTGGTGATAAGATTGGCGTGTTACTGTTAAACCTTGGAGGTCCAGAGACTCTAGAAGATGTGCAGCCTTTTTTGTTTAACCTTTTTGCCGACCCG GATATAATACGTTTGCCAAGGATATTTAGTTTTCTTCAAAAGCCATTGGCTCAATTTGTATCTGTCGCAAGAGCCCCAAAGAGCAAAGAAGGCTATGCTTCAATTGGTGGTGGCTCTCCTCTCAGACGCATGACTGATGAACAG GCCGAGGAGTTGAAAAAATCTCTTTGGGAAAAGAATGTCCCTGCTAAAGTGTATGTTGGCATGCGTTACTGGCATCCTTTCACTGAAGAAGCTATTGAGCAG ATTAAAAGGGATGGAATTACAAAGCTTGTTATTCTTCCACTCTATCCACAATTTTCAATATCAACGAGTGGCTCAAGCCTACGTCTACTGGAGAGTATATTCCG AGAGGATGAGTATCTAGTCAACATGCAGCACACAGTAATACCCTCATGGTATAAACGTGAAGGATACATAAAGGCCATggcaaatttaattgaaaaagagCTGAAGAGTTTTGACTGCCCCGAGGAG GTCATGATATTCTTTAGTGCACATGGGGTGCCTCTTGCTTATGTGGAAGAGGCTGGTGATCCATACAAGGCTGAGATGGAAGAATGTGTGGATTTGATCATGGAAGAACTTGAGACACGAAAGATAACTAATGCTTGCACCCTTGCTTATCAG AGTAGAGTTGGACCAGTGGAATGGTTAAGACCCTATACAGACGAGACAATAGTTGAACTTGGAAAAAAGGGAGTGAAAAGTCTGCTCGCTGTTCCAATTAG CTTCGTCAGTGAGCATATTGAAACTCTAGAAGAAATTGATGTTGAATACAAAGAGTTGGCTCTAGAATCTGGTATAGAAAAGTGGGGCCGTGTTCCTGCTCTAGGATGCGAACCTACCTTCATTTCTGATTTGGCAGATGCCGTTATTGAGAGTCTCCCATATGTTGGTGCCATGACAGCTTCAGACCTTGAAGCTCAACAA tCCCTCGTTCCACTGGGCAGTGTAGAAGAGTTATTGGCAGCATATGATTCACAACGCAGGGAGTTGCCACCACCAGTTATAGTGTGGGAATGGGGTTGGACAAAAAGTGCTGAAACTTGGAATGGAAGAGTAGCTATGCTTGCTGTGCTTCTTCTTTTGTCTTTTGAATTCACTGCAGACAAGGGTTTGCTGCACCAGATGGGAATATGGCCCTTGCTTAGATGA
- the LOC114410030 gene encoding uncharacterized protein LOC114410030 — protein sequence MRALLRNHLLRLSCSPARTLLVRLQACELSSSSSSPPRDSRYVRVSVWWDLRSCPVPDDVDPLKVAPAIRQAVRANGIKGPIAINAFGNLSSLPEHHLDTLASSGIQITHFPQG from the exons ATGAGGGCCCTTCTCAGGAATCACCTCTTGCGTTTGTCATGTTCTCCAGCTCGCACGCTTCTGGTTCGGCTTCAAGCGTGCGAGCTGTCATCgtcatcttcttctcctcctcGTGACTCCCGATACGTTAGGGTTTCGGTGTGGTGGGATTTGAGGAGCTGCCCGGTGCCTGATGACGTGGACCCTTTGAAGGTTGCGCCGGCAATCAGGCAGGCCGTGAGGGCCAACGGGATCAAAGGTCCAATTGCCATCAACGCTTTCGGGAATCTTAGCTCCCTCCCCGAGCACCACCTGGACACACTGGCTTCAAGCGGCATTCAAATCACCCACTTTCCTCAAG GTTGA
- the LOC114410029 gene encoding uncharacterized protein LOC114410029: MFWAYKNPPPAHLFLILSDIGFAGLLHRISLNNYNILLAVSTNAPVLSTEATITWQWYKLLKGENLIGKHFNHPPDDPYGSWYGNFRVPLENPFPAKTKPDSLKMSSKGSSDDDIVGSEDASRKSQERYTTSMNRSAGNDQTTVDDIGTANYESGNFRARDKCVNPTRKEVDDVCHSPYAFQVDDCLVDKKTGGSDETYRKGPTFFGWIRSQWQFWKGNAKSGDSTAHQNKVVNHFEDSNSSELVDQTVQTVSDFEDKSSELDQNAICSGKPELFSSSSIWDDMESFIFTRRGSVIVYESKNREDMARKLWKNGPPVFRSLSKKDILQLLELLISEKKWLEETPTQTFPFQFDSVKYIVRLYGSRYDMLKDCEKLVREILREHPDGFRISSFPRFFVVRYGYHLDLEELGYRKLTTLLQMMSGVKVESNYIYSSHQRW; this comes from the exons ATGTTTTGGGCATACAAAAATCCTCCACCTGCACACCTCTTCCTGATATTGAGTGATATAGGTTTTGCTGGCTTATTACACCGGATAAGCTTGAATAATTACAATATCTTGCTCGCTGTCTCAACGAATGCTCCTGTTCTCTCCACGGAAGCAACTATAACGTGGCAATGGTATAAATTGCTTAAGGGAGAAAATCTTATTGGAAAACATTTCAACCATCCTCCGGATGATCCATATGGTTCTTGGTATGGAAACTTTAGGGTGCCCCTTGAAAACCCATTCCCAGCCAAAACTAAACCAGATTCCTTAAAAATGAGTTCTAAAGGCTCATCTGatgatgacattgttgggtcTGAGGATGCGAGTCGTAAAAGTCAGGAAAGATACACAACTTCAATGAATCGCTCTGCTGGAAATGATCAGACAACAGTGGATGACATTGGTACTGCAAACTATGAATCTGGAAATTTTAGAGCAAGGGACAAATGTGTGAATCCAACTAGAAAGGAGGTTGATGATGTTTGTCACAGCCCATATGCTTTTCAAGTTGATGACTGTCTGGTTGATAAAAAAACTGGTGGAAGTGATGAAACATATAGGAAAGGTCCAACATTCTTTGGCTGGATCAGAAGCCAGTGGCAATTTTGGAAAGGCAATGCAAAATCTGGTGATTCAACTGCTCATCAGAACAAGGTGGTTAATCATTTTGAGGATTCTAACTCATCTGAACTGGTAGACCAGACAGTCCAGACTGTTAGTGATTTTGAAGATAAGTCATCAGAACTGGACCAGAATGCTATTTGTTCTGGAAAGCCTGAGTTGTTTTCTAGCAGTTCCATTTGGGATGACATggaatcttttattttcacccGCAGAGGATCAGTTATTGTTTACGAGTCAAAAAACAG GGAGGATATGGCACGTAAATTATGGAAGAATGGACCCCCAGTTTTTAGATCTCTGTCTAAAAAAGATATCCTTCAATTGTTGGAGTTATTAATATCAGAAAAAAAGTGGTTGGAGGAAACCCCCACCCAAACATTTCCTTTTCAGTTTGACTCAGTGAAATATATAGTGAGGTTATATGGGTCTAGATATGATATGTTAAAAGATTGTGAGAAACTTGTAAGGGAGATATTGAGGGAACACCCAGATGGTTTTAGAATCAGTTCTTTTCCAAGATTTTTTGTTGTTAGGTATGGCTATCATCTTGATTTAGAGGAGCTTGGTTACCGAAAGTTGACAACCTTACTACAGATGATGTCGGGAG TTAAAGTAGAGTCCAATTATATTTATAGTTCCCACCAAAGATGGTAG
- the LOC114410027 gene encoding serine/threonine-protein kinase SRK2A-like, which produces MDKYEAVKDLGAGNFGVARLMRNKVTKELVAMKYIERGPKIDENVAREIMNHRSLRHPNIIRYKEVVLTPTHLAIVMEYAAGGELFERICSAGRFSEDEARYFFQQLISGVHFCHTMQICHRDLKLENTLLDGSPAPRLKICDFGYSKSSLLHSRPKSTVGTPAYIAPEVLSRREYDGKLADVWSCAVTLYVMLVGAYPFEDQDDPRNFRKTIQRIMAVQYKIPDYVHISQDCRHLLSRIFVANPLRRITIKEIKNHPWFLRNLPRELTESAQAIYYQRDSPNFHLQSVDEIMKIVGEARNPPPVSRPVKGFGWEGEEDLDEEVEEEEDEDEYDKRVKEVHASGEFQIS; this is translated from the exons ATGGATAAGTACGAGGCTGTTAAGGATTTGGGAGCTGGCAATTTTGGGGTGGCTAGGCTCATGAGGAACAAGGTCACCAAGGAGCTTGTAGCCATGAAATACATCGAGCGTGGCCCCAAG aTTGATGAGAACGTGGCAAGGGAGATTATGAACCACAGGTCCCTTCGGCATCCCAATATAATTCGTTACAAGGAG GTGGTTTTGACTCCCACACATTTAGCAATAGTGATGGAGTATGCAGCAGGAGGAgagctctttgagaggatatgCAGTGCTGGCAGGTTCAGTGAAGATGAG GCTAGATATTTCTTTCAGCAGCTGATTTCCGGTGTTCATTTCTGTCATACCATG CAAATATGCCACAGAGATTTGAAGCTAGAAAATACCCTTCTAGATGGAAGTCCTGCACCTCGGTTGAAAATTTGTGACTTCGGTTATTCCAAG TCATCTTTGCTGCACTCACGACCCAAATCAACAGTTGGAACACCAGCTTACATAGCACCGGAAGTTCTTTCTAGGCGAGAGTATGATGGAAAG ttGGCTGATGTATGGTCATGTGCGGTGACTCTTTATGTCATGCTGGTTGGAGCATATCCCTTTGAGGACCAGGATGACCCTAGGAATTTTAGGAAAACAATTCAG CGTATAATGGCTGTTCAATACAAAATCCCTGATTATGTTCACATATCTCAAGATTGTAGGCACCTCCTCTCTCGTATATTTGTTGCAAATCCATTGAGG aGAATTACTATTAAGGAAATTAAGAATCACCCATGGTTTTTGAGGAATCTTCCAAGGGAGCTAACTGAATCTGCTCAAGCTATCTATTACCAGAGAGACAGCCCAAACTTTCACCTTCAAAGTGTGGATGAGATAATGAAAATTGTAGGAGAGGCAAGAAATCCACCTCCAGTATCTAGGCCTGTCAAAGGTTTTGGCTGGGAAGGTGAAGAAGATTTGGATGAAGAAGTGGAggaagaagaggatgaagatgaGTATGATAAGAGGGTCAAAGAGGTTCATGCAAGTGGCGAATTTCAAATTAGTTAA